The Cloacibacterium sp. TD35 region GAAGATTTTCTCAAAAATAATAAAGAAAAATTCGATTTAATTTATCTAGATCCCGCTAGAAGAGATAACCATAACAGAAAAGTATTTCTTTTGGAGGATTTATCACCCAATATTATTGAAATTCAAGAGCAACTAATTGACATTTCAACTGAAATTTTAATAAAACTGTCACCACTGATTGACATTCAGCATTTGGTTTCTTCACTCAAAAATATTTATAAAATCTGGATTATTGCGGTTAAAAATGAAGTAAAAGAAGTTTTGGTTTATCTCAAGAAAACAAAAAATAAACCAGAAATTTTTTGCATAAATTTACAATCTACAGAACCTGATTTTCACTTTAATTTAGATGATGAAAAACACTGTCAATCAGAATTTTCAATTCCTAAAAAATACATTTATATTCCAAATAATTCTGTATTAAAATCTGGAGCATTCAATTTAGTTTCAGAAAAATTTGGTTTGAGAAAATTACATCAAAACACACACATTTACACTTCCGAAGAAAAAATAGCATATTTCCCAGGAAGAATTTTTGAAACTGAAGAAATTAATTCAAAAGCGATTAAAAAAGGTGAACAATTTAATATCATCACGAAAAATTTTCCTTTAAAACCAGAAGAAATCAAGAAAAATTACAAAATAAAAGACGGCGGAAACCAATATCTTATCGCGGTAAAATCTCTTTCTGGAAATCATTTCTTGGTAGGAAAACTTCTTGATTAAGAAAATTTTAAGTTTTTTTTGTGGTAAACTCAATATTTCTTACTTTTGGAAAAATTTATAAACGTAATAATTTAGATATGAAAAAATTGGTATTTGCTGTAGCTGCAGCGTCTTTTTTAGTTTCTTGTGGTTTACCTGAAGGAGGAAACAAGGGAGTTTTGAAAAAAACTGAAGATGTAGTAAGATATGACGATGAAAATGCTGAAGCGCCTACTTACAAAGAAAAAATGGACTCTGCAACTGTAGAACAACCAGCTGCTGCAGAAGTTAAGGTAGATAGCACTGCAAAAAAATAAGATATTTTCTCATACAAAATAGATGTCTTGCAATTGCGAGACATTTTTTATATTTACTAAAATTTTAAAACAATGTCGGACACACAAAGTTATATCCAACAAAACAAGCAACGTTTTCTAGACGAATTGATAGAATTATTGAAGATTGCTTCTATTTCTGCAGACCCAGCTTACAATCAAGATGTGCTCAATTGTGCTGATGCTGTGGCAAAACACCTTGCCAATGCAGGAGCAGATCAAGTAGAAATCTGCGAGACCAAAGGTTATCCTGTGGTTTATGGTGAAAAAATCATCAATCCAGAATTACCAACCGTTTTGGTTTATGGTCACTATGATGTTCAACCTGCAGATCCATTAGAATTATGGGAAAGCGGGCCTTTTGAACCCGTGGTTAAAAAGACAGAACTTCACCCAGAAGGTGCTATTTTCGCAAGAGGAAGCGCAGATGATAAAGGCCAATTCTTCATGCACGTAAAAGCTTTTGAAGCTATGATGAAAACCAATTCTCTACCTTGTAATATTAAATTCATTATTGAAGGAGAAGAAGAAGTAGGTTCAGTAAGTTTAGCTGGATTTTTAGAAGAAAATAAAGAAAAACTTTCTTGTGATGTAATTTTAATTTCAGACACGCATATTTATTCTAACGAACAACCGACTGTGACTACTGGTCTTAGAGGTTTAAGTTATATGGAAGTAGAAGTAGAAGGTCCGAACAGAGATTTACACTCAGGTTTATATGGTGGTGCTGTTCCTAATCCAATTAATGTTTTAGCAGAAATGATTGCTAAACTTCATGATGAAGAAGGAAGGATTACCATCGATGGTTTTTATGATAATGTAGAAATCGTTTCTGCTGAAGACAGAGCAGAAATGAATAAATTAAAAGACAACCCAGAAGAATTCAAAAAATCAATTGGATTAAGTGGGGTAGAAGGCGAAACTGGTTATACTACCTTAGAAAGAACTTCTATAAGACCTACTCTTGATGTAAACGGAATTTGGGGAGGTTACACAGGTGAAGGCGCTAAAACCGTAATTCCGAGCAAAGCATTTGCTAAAATTTCTATGAGATTGGTTCCTTATCAAACTGACGAAGAAATCACTGAAAAGTTTACAAAATATTTTGAAAAAATAGCTCCAGCTTCTGTTAAAGTAAAAGTTACGCCTCATCACGGTGGAATGCCTTATGTTTTACAAAGCAATACCAAAGAATTCCAAGCGGCTAAAAAAGCTATGGAAAAAGCCTTTGGTAAAGAAGTTTTACCATATAGAAGTGGCGGAAGTATTCCTATTACTTCTCTTTTTGAGAAAATTTTAGGAGCAAAATCAGTTTTAATGGGCTTCGGTTTAGATTCTGATGCAATTCACTCGCCAAATGAACACTACGGATTGTATAATTTCTACAAAGGAATAGAAAGTATTCCATATTTCTTTGAATTTTATACTCAACAATAAATTTTATGTTAATCCTCAATCGAAAAGATTGAGGATTTTTTATTTCTAGTTAAATTTTAAGAATTAACTCCACATTTTTGGGAAAGAAAAAACCATTAATTTATGGTAATATTTAGCGATTCCAAAAATTATTTAAGAAATAAAACCTCAATTTTTCCTTTATTTCAGGCAATTATCGTATATTTATGCATTGAATATAAATAATTTTAGAGTATTATGCATGCATAATATTTTTTTATTTAAATTAGCAAAATTCAAATAAGAAAAATTAAACCTTATGAAAATATTAGTTTGTATTAGTAGTGTTCCAGATACTACTTCTAAAATTAACTTTACTGCAGATAAATCTGCTTTTGACAAAAACGGAATTCAGTGGGTAATTAATCCTTACGACGAATTTGCTCTTACAAAAGCAATAAAATTACAAGAATCACAAGGCGCTACCGTTACCATCGCTACTGTAGGTGATGCTGCTGCTGAGGCTGTAATGAGAAAAGCTCTTGCCATAGGTGCAAATGACGCGATAAGAGTAAATGCTGAACCACAAGACAGTATTACCGTAGCTAAAGAATTGGCTAAAATTGTAGAAGAAGGAGGGTATGACTTAGTATTATGCGGTAAAGAATCTATTGATTATAATGGTGCTGCAGTTCCAGCAATGATTGCTCAATTGCTTAATAAACCTTTCGTAAATGCATGCGTAGGTTTAGAAGTAAATGGTGCAGAAGCTACTGCAGTGAGAGAAATTGAAGGAGGAAAAGAAACATTATCTGTTAAACTTCCTGCTGTAATCGCTGGTCAAAAAGGTATGGTAGAAGAAAAAGACCTTATTATTCCTAACATGAGAGGAATTATGTCTGCTAGAACTAAACCATTAACGGTAAAAGAACCGACTGAAACAGATGTTAAAGTAAGTGCAGTATCTTTTGATGCTGTTCCGGCAAGAGCTCAAGTAAAACTAGTTTCTGCGGATAATCTAGATGAATTGGTAAGATTACTTCACGAAGAAGCAAAAGTTATCTAATTCTAATCTTTAATTTTAACTCTCAAATTTTAAAAATTATGTCAATTTTTGTATATACCGAAAATATTTCAGGAGCATATAAAAAAGCGGCTCTAGAAGCTGTTTCTTACGCAAAAACAGTTGCAGATATGTCTGGAACTGATGTAGTAGCTGTAAGCATTAACCCTACAGACGCTGCAGATGTTCTTTACAAATATGGAGCTTCTAAAGTTGTTACTCTAAAAAGTGATGCGCTTAAAAACTTTAATCCTAAAGCTTATGCAGAAGCTCTTGCTACTGTAGTAGATGGAGTAGTAGTATTCCCACATTCTACAGATGCCAGTTCTGTAGCTCCTATGCTTGCTGTGATTAAAAACGCTTCATTATTAACCAATGTAGTTTCTGCTCCAGTTGCAGTTTCTCCATTCGAAGCGAAGAGAAAATCTTTCTCTGGAAAAGCTTTTATGGATGCTAAAGCTCATGGTGAAAATGTAGTTGTTACGATTTCTCAAAACTCTTTTGGAATAAAAGAAAATCCAGTAGCGGGTTCTGAAGAAGTAAAAGAAGTTTCTGTTTCTACAGAAGGTCTTACAGTAGTGAATCAAGAAAAATCTTCAGGAAAATTAGACCTTAAAGAAGCAGAAGTAGTAGTTTCTGCTGGTAGAGGCATGAAAGGTCCTGAAAACTGGGGAATGATCGAAGAATTAGCTAATGTTTTAGGTGCAGCTACAGCTTGTTCTAAGCCTGTTTCTGATATCGGTTGGAGACCTCACTCAGAACACGTAGGACAAACAGGTAAGGCCATCGCTCCTAATTTATATGTAGCAGTAGGTATTTCTGGTGCTATTCAGCATTTAGCTGGGGTAAACTCTTCTAAAACCATCGTAGTGATTAATAATGATGCAGAAGCACCATTCTTTAAATCTGCTGATTATGGTGTAGTAGGAGATGCTTTCCAAATTATTCCTGCTCTTACAGAAAAAATTAAAGCATTAAAAGGACACTAAAATATCATCCTTTTTAAAAATATCAATCCGAGATTTTTATCTCGGATTTTTTTGTCGTTGCAAAAGCCAAAAATTTTTATTTCTTTTGAAGAATAAATGAATTTCTCATTATATAAAAATTAAAAATAATTTTATCCTAAAAACTTGTGAAATATATCATTTAAGGACATTGATAAAATTTTAAATAACAAATGTTAAATTTTAAAAATTAAAGTATATTTGTATTCATGGATTATAAACAACTAATCATACGCGGAATATCTTATAGCCAAACTCAGTCTGGAGCATATGCACTGCTTCTGGAACATGAAGAAACTGGCGTAAAACTACCTGTAGTAATTGGTAATTTTGAGGCTCAATCTATTTCTTTAGGCTTAGAAAAAGACTTGAGACCACCTCGTCCACTCACGCATGATTTATTCACCAAATTTGTAAATTCTACCCACTACACACTAGAATCGGTAATTATATACCAAATTATAGACGGAGTATTCTTCTCTAATCTCAATTTTAAAAATACAGAAAACGGTGAAGAACTTATTTTAGATGCCAGAACTTCTGACGCTGTAGCGATGGCAGTTCGTTTTGATGCCCCAATCTATACAACAGAACAAGTATTGAACGAAGCTGGAATTCTTCTAGAAATTGATAATGATAACGAATTACCAGAACCCGAAGTGGCTTCAGAACTTGAAACTTCTAACCTTAGAAAACTTAGTACAGAAGAATTACAAATTTTATTAGATGATGCTGTGAGAGAAGAAGATTATGATACTGCTATGGAAATACAGGAAGAACTCAAAAGACGAAATAAAAAAATTGACTAGCACTAAAAATTAAAAATAAATAATAAACTCTGAAAACACACAACGGTTTCTATACCGTAAAAGAAAAAATTACTACTTATGAATATTAAATTTAGACTGACATTGCTAAGTTTTCTGCAATTTTTTGTTTGGGGAGCTTGGTTAATCACCATCGCAAATTATTGGTTTGGAACCAAACAATGGGATGGAACAAAGTTTGGCGCTGTATTTAGCACTATGGGAATCGCTTCTGTATTTATGCCTACATTAGTAGGTATTATAGCAGATAGATGGATTAATGCTGAGAGAATTTATGGAATTCTACACATTTTATATGCTGCCGTTCTTTTTTATTTGCCACAGGTTACCACGCCAGATACATTTTTTGTAGTTATGCTTCTAGCAATGGTTTTTTATATGCCTACGATAGCATTAGCAAACTCTATTTCTTATACTTTACTTAAAAACAATAACTATGATGTGGTAAAAGATTTTCCACCGATTAGAGTATGGGGAACAATTGGTTTCATCGTAGCGATGTGGATTACTAATTTATCTGGTAATAAAGCTTCAGAATATCAGTTCTATATTGCAGGAACCGCAGCAGTATTACTCGGTTTATATTCATTTGCATTACCAGCTTGTAAACCACAAAAATTAATTTCAAAAGACTCTTCATTAGTAGAAGTTTTAGGTCTAAATGCATTCAAACTTTTTGGAAATTACAAAATGGCTCTTTTCTTCATATTTTCTATGTTTTTAGGAGGCGCTTTACAATTAACCAATGCTTATGGAGATGTATTTCTTAGCGAATTTGAGAATTTCCCAAAATATGCTGATTCATTCGTAGTGAAATATTCTACCATTATCATGTCTATTTCTCAAGTTTCTGAAACTTTATTCATCCTTGCTATTCCTTTTTTCTTAAGAAAATATGGAATCAAAAACGTAATGTTAATGAGTATGTTTGCTTGGGTATTAAGATTTGGTTTATTCAGTTTTGGCAATCCTACTTCAGGACTTTGGATGATTATTTTATCATGTATTATCTACGGAATGGCTTTTGATTTCTTCAATATTTCTGGTTCACTTTTCGTAGAAACCAATACCAATTCTAAAATTCGGTCTTCAGCTCAAGGTTTATTTATGATGATGACCAATGGCTTCGGAGCAATTATCGGAAGCGTTTCAGCTGGTTGGGCTATTGATAAATTCTTTACTCATAAATTCTCAACCGCAGATTCTTTAGCTGGATTTTTAGATACTACAGTAGATAATTCTAAATTTGTAGAATTCATTGGAAAACAAGGTTCTTCTATTGTAAATGGTACGTTAACTAAAGAAATTGCCATGAAAGATTGGCCACATATTTGGTTAGCTTTCGCTGCATATGCTTTAGTGATTGCAGTACTTTTCGCCTTAATGTTTAAACACAAGCACAATCCAGAAGCAATAGGAAACGTATCACATTAATCTAAACCACTGATAATAAACATAAAACACACTTTTTAAAAAGTGTGTTTTTTTTTGTACTTTGGCGAAAAGAATTTTAAAATTTAAATCTCAATTAAATATCATGAAAGAAGTATTTATCGTTTCAGCTGCAAGAACACCTATGGGAAGTTTTCTAGGAAGTTTATCTAGCATTCCTGCCCCTAAATTAGGTTCTATTGCTATCAAAGGAGCGTTAGACAAAATCAATCTTGACGCAAAACACGTTCAAGAAGCTTATATGGGTAATGTTTTACAAGCTGGAGAAGGTCAAGCTCCTGCTCGTCAAGCAGCATTAGGTGCTGGATTATCAAACGAAACACCTTCTACTACGATTAATAAAGTATGTGCTTCTGGGATGAAAGCCGTAATGATGGCATCACAGTCTATTAAATCTGGTGACCAAGACGTAATCGTAGCTGGTGGAATGGAAAACATGAGCCAAGTTCCGCATTATTATAGCGCAAGAAATGCTGTAAAATTGGGAGATGTAAAAATGCAAGACGGAATGTTAGTTGACGGCTTGACTGATGTTTACAATAAAGTTCACATGGGAGTTTGTGCAGAAAAATGTGCTGCAGAATATCAATTCTCAAGGGCAGACCAAGACAACTTCGCGATTCAGTCTTATAAAAGAAGTGCAGAAGCTTGGGCTTCTGGAAAATTTAAAGATGAAATCGTTCCTGTAGAAATTCCACAAAGAAAAGGAGAGCCTATCATTTTCGCAGAAGACGAAGAATATAAAAATGTAAATTTTGACAGAATCGGAACTTTGCCTACTGTTTTCCAAAAAGAAAATGGAACGGTAACGGCTGCTAATGCTTCTACCTTGAATGATGGAGCTTCTGCATTGGTTTTAATGTCAAAAGAAAAAATGGAAGAATTGGGCTTAAAACCTTTGGCAAAAATCGTTTCTTATGCAGATGCTGCTCACGAACCAGAATGGTTTACCACCGCTCCTTCAAAAGCATTGCCAATTGCTCTTAAAAAAGCAGGACTAGAAGTTTCTGATATTGATTTCTTCGAGTTTAATGAAGCTTTTTCTGTAGTTGGCTTAGTAAACAATAAAATTTTAGGTTTAGACGAATCTAAGGTAAATGTAAATGGTGGCGCTGTTTCACTAGGACACCCACTGGGAAGTTCTGGCGCTAGAATTATCGTTACGCTGATTAATGTTCTTAAACAAAACAATGGTAAATACGGTGCTGCTGCAATCTGTAACGGAGGTGGTGGTGCTTCTGCAATTGTGATTGAGAATTTATAATTTTCTCATCTTACAAATCATTAACCATTAAGATTTATTGATTTTTTAGTCAATTTCTTAATGGTTTTTTTATTTTTGTGTAATAATTCCCTTTTACGGAAAAAACTATGAAACAAAATATCAAAAACAACCCTAAAATTATGAAAGCTTGGGCTTTCTACGACTGGGCGAATTCTGTTTATTCACTGGTAATTACTTCTACCATTTTTCCTATTTATTATTCTATTATTACTACTGCCTACGAAAAAAGTGAGTACGTAACCGAAACTGGAAAATGGATAAAAGTTCCTGTGAGGAATATGATTAATATTTTCGGAAAAGATTATCAACCAGATGCTGTTTATGGCTATTCTCTTACGATTTCGTTTTTGATTGTGGTCATTTTATCGCCTATTTTATCATCTTTAGCAGATACCATTGGAAACAAAAAATCCTTTTTACAATTTTTCGCTTATTTAGGAGCTACTTCTTGTATGGGATTAGCCATGTTTACCAATATGAATAACGTTTTTTTAGGATTGCTTTTCAGTATTACTGCGAGTGTAGGATTCTGGGGAAGTTTGGTTTTTTACAATTCATTCTTGCCGGACATTGCTACGCCAGACAAGCAAGATGCACTTTCCGCAAAAGGTTACGTTTATGGTTACATTGGTTCAGTAATTTTAGTGGTGATTTGTTTAGCATTGATTATGTTTTTTGCAGACACTCCAAAAGAAGCACTTTTATACACTAGAATTTCTTTCTTATTCACTGGTGCATGGTGGTTTGGGTTCTCTCAATATACTTTCAAACATTTACCCCAATTTGGTGAAGTAAAAGACCAATTACCTAAAGATTTAGTATTGCTGAATCTTAAAAATATTTTCAAAAGTCATAAATCAAATGGTGGCTTTGTAGAAGTCTTAAAAGATAATATTATCTTCTATATTGAAATTGTAAAAGAAAGCTTCAGAGAGTTATATAAAGTTGGCACACAATTATTTAAAACCTCTAATCTCAAGTATTTTTTAGCAAGTTTTTTCTTTTACAGCGTTGGGATGCAAACCATTTTCTTAATGGCTACTCTTTTCGGAAAGAGCGAAATCAACCTTGAACAAGGAAAACTAATTATGACCTTATTATTGATTCAAATTGAAGCAATTATTGGTGCTATTTTCTTCTCAAGATTATCAAAAAGAATAGGCAATAAAAATGTCATTAGCATAACCATTATTCTATGGATTTTCGCTTGTCTTTCAGCTTATTTCCTCAAAAAAGAAAATCCAAATGTAGAATATCAATTTTACGGAATTGCAGCCATTATCGGTTTAGTAATGGGAGGCATTCAGTCTATGTCTCGTTCTACGTATAGTAGACTTTTACCAAAAGATTCTATGGATAATACTACGTATTTCAGCTTTTATGATGTGTTAGAAAAAATTGCGATTATCTTAGGAACATTTATTTTTGCTCTATTAATAGACAATTATGATGCAATTAGATTATTCTTCTCTCAAGAATGTTCATTGCAATTACCTACCACTTCAGGAATGAGATTTGCAGCACTTTCTATGTCGGTTTTCTTTGCATTAGGATTATTCTTCATTAGATTTTTAAAATTCAATAAAATATCAGACAAAGAAACTTTGTAAATCTTTAGATAATATATTCACAAGAACCTCAAATTTGAGGTTCTTTTTTTGTGTGGAAATCTTACGATTGATAAACTTTTTCAGAGAATAATTCCGTATTTTTGTAAGTCTTGATTTTTTTGACGAGATTGATATTATGAGTACAGAAAAAGAATACATCGAAATATACGGAGCCAGAGAACACAATCTTAAAAACATAAATGTTAAAATACCTAGAAATGAATTAGTTACCATTACTGGGCTTTCAGGTTCTGGGAAATCTTCTCTCGCTTTTGATACCATTTTTGCGGAAGGACAAAGACGTTATATCGAAACTTTTTCTGCCTATGCTCGTCAGT contains the following coding sequences:
- a CDS encoding class I SAM-dependent methyltransferase codes for the protein MVKLLNQEIQKYINANLNADLHSLLLKKSPFSEISMQELVQQIKGRKVAEKKFPFLNQENIIFPPNLNLEQASSQDTADFKKQFFKGRKFIDLTCGFGIDAYFISQNFEEITLIEQNTELLDIVKHNWEVLGRKAKLINQKLEDFLKNNKEKFDLIYLDPARRDNHNRKVFLLEDLSPNIIEIQEQLIDISTEILIKLSPLIDIQHLVSSLKNIYKIWIIAVKNEVKEVLVYLKKTKNKPEIFCINLQSTEPDFHFNLDDEKHCQSEFSIPKKYIYIPNNSVLKSGAFNLVSEKFGLRKLHQNTHIYTSEEKIAYFPGRIFETEEINSKAIKKGEQFNIITKNFPLKPEEIKKNYKIKDGGNQYLIAVKSLSGNHFLVGKLLD
- a CDS encoding electron transfer flavoprotein subunit alpha/FixB family protein, with the translated sequence MSIFVYTENISGAYKKAALEAVSYAKTVADMSGTDVVAVSINPTDAADVLYKYGASKVVTLKSDALKNFNPKAYAEALATVVDGVVVFPHSTDASSVAPMLAVIKNASLLTNVVSAPVAVSPFEAKRKSFSGKAFMDAKAHGENVVVTISQNSFGIKENPVAGSEEVKEVSVSTEGLTVVNQEKSSGKLDLKEAEVVVSAGRGMKGPENWGMIEELANVLGAATACSKPVSDIGWRPHSEHVGQTGKAIAPNLYVAVGISGAIQHLAGVNSSKTIVVINNDAEAPFFKSADYGVVGDAFQIIPALTEKIKALKGH
- a CDS encoding acetyl-CoA C-acyltransferase, which encodes MKEVFIVSAARTPMGSFLGSLSSIPAPKLGSIAIKGALDKINLDAKHVQEAYMGNVLQAGEGQAPARQAALGAGLSNETPSTTINKVCASGMKAVMMASQSIKSGDQDVIVAGGMENMSQVPHYYSARNAVKLGDVKMQDGMLVDGLTDVYNKVHMGVCAEKCAAEYQFSRADQDNFAIQSYKRSAEAWASGKFKDEIVPVEIPQRKGEPIIFAEDEEYKNVNFDRIGTLPTVFQKENGTVTAANASTLNDGASALVLMSKEKMEELGLKPLAKIVSYADAAHEPEWFTTAPSKALPIALKKAGLEVSDIDFFEFNEAFSVVGLVNNKILGLDESKVNVNGGAVSLGHPLGSSGARIIVTLINVLKQNNGKYGAAAICNGGGGASAIVIENL
- a CDS encoding nucleoside permease codes for the protein MNIKFRLTLLSFLQFFVWGAWLITIANYWFGTKQWDGTKFGAVFSTMGIASVFMPTLVGIIADRWINAERIYGILHILYAAVLFYLPQVTTPDTFFVVMLLAMVFYMPTIALANSISYTLLKNNNYDVVKDFPPIRVWGTIGFIVAMWITNLSGNKASEYQFYIAGTAAVLLGLYSFALPACKPQKLISKDSSLVEVLGLNAFKLFGNYKMALFFIFSMFLGGALQLTNAYGDVFLSEFENFPKYADSFVVKYSTIIMSISQVSETLFILAIPFFLRKYGIKNVMLMSMFAWVLRFGLFSFGNPTSGLWMIILSCIIYGMAFDFFNISGSLFVETNTNSKIRSSAQGLFMMMTNGFGAIIGSVSAGWAIDKFFTHKFSTADSLAGFLDTTVDNSKFVEFIGKQGSSIVNGTLTKEIAMKDWPHIWLAFAAYALVIAVLFALMFKHKHNPEAIGNVSH
- a CDS encoding electron transfer flavoprotein subunit beta/FixA family protein, with product MKILVCISSVPDTTSKINFTADKSAFDKNGIQWVINPYDEFALTKAIKLQESQGATVTIATVGDAAAEAVMRKALAIGANDAIRVNAEPQDSITVAKELAKIVEEGGYDLVLCGKESIDYNGAAVPAMIAQLLNKPFVNACVGLEVNGAEATAVREIEGGKETLSVKLPAVIAGQKGMVEEKDLIIPNMRGIMSARTKPLTVKEPTETDVKVSAVSFDAVPARAQVKLVSADNLDELVRLLHEEAKVI
- a CDS encoding bifunctional nuclease family protein, with amino-acid sequence MDYKQLIIRGISYSQTQSGAYALLLEHEETGVKLPVVIGNFEAQSISLGLEKDLRPPRPLTHDLFTKFVNSTHYTLESVIIYQIIDGVFFSNLNFKNTENGEELILDARTSDAVAMAVRFDAPIYTTEQVLNEAGILLEIDNDNELPEPEVASELETSNLRKLSTEELQILLDDAVREEDYDTAMEIQEELKRRNKKID
- a CDS encoding dipeptidase; the protein is MSDTQSYIQQNKQRFLDELIELLKIASISADPAYNQDVLNCADAVAKHLANAGADQVEICETKGYPVVYGEKIINPELPTVLVYGHYDVQPADPLELWESGPFEPVVKKTELHPEGAIFARGSADDKGQFFMHVKAFEAMMKTNSLPCNIKFIIEGEEEVGSVSLAGFLEENKEKLSCDVILISDTHIYSNEQPTVTTGLRGLSYMEVEVEGPNRDLHSGLYGGAVPNPINVLAEMIAKLHDEEGRITIDGFYDNVEIVSAEDRAEMNKLKDNPEEFKKSIGLSGVEGETGYTTLERTSIRPTLDVNGIWGGYTGEGAKTVIPSKAFAKISMRLVPYQTDEEITEKFTKYFEKIAPASVKVKVTPHHGGMPYVLQSNTKEFQAAKKAMEKAFGKEVLPYRSGGSIPITSLFEKILGAKSVLMGFGLDSDAIHSPNEHYGLYNFYKGIESIPYFFEFYTQQ
- a CDS encoding MFS transporter — encoded protein: MKQNIKNNPKIMKAWAFYDWANSVYSLVITSTIFPIYYSIITTAYEKSEYVTETGKWIKVPVRNMINIFGKDYQPDAVYGYSLTISFLIVVILSPILSSLADTIGNKKSFLQFFAYLGATSCMGLAMFTNMNNVFLGLLFSITASVGFWGSLVFYNSFLPDIATPDKQDALSAKGYVYGYIGSVILVVICLALIMFFADTPKEALLYTRISFLFTGAWWFGFSQYTFKHLPQFGEVKDQLPKDLVLLNLKNIFKSHKSNGGFVEVLKDNIIFYIEIVKESFRELYKVGTQLFKTSNLKYFLASFFFYSVGMQTIFLMATLFGKSEINLEQGKLIMTLLLIQIEAIIGAIFFSRLSKRIGNKNVISITIILWIFACLSAYFLKKENPNVEYQFYGIAAIIGLVMGGIQSMSRSTYSRLLPKDSMDNTTYFSFYDVLEKIAIILGTFIFALLIDNYDAIRLFFSQECSLQLPTTSGMRFAALSMSVFFALGLFFIRFLKFNKISDKETL